The Candidatus Methylacidiphilales bacterium genomic interval AAAGCTTCCCAACTCGAGCCCCACATCACTCCCCGCACCAAAGCTATTTTACTGAACTTCCCCACAAATCCGACCGGCGCAGCAATGCCTCAAGAAGAGCTAAAAAAAATCGCCGCCCTGGCTCAAAACAAAAACCTTCTCGTTATCACAGACGAAATCTACTCGGAATTAACTTACGAAGGACAACACACCTCCATCGCCTCCTTGCCTGGGATGAAGGAGCGGACGATCTTCCTACATGGCTTTTCAAAAGCATTCGCAATGACCGGCTTCCGAATCGGCTATGCTTGCGCACCGCCTGCAATCACCGAAGCCATGATGAAAATCCATCAATACGCGATCATGTGCGCTCCAACTGCCAGTCAAGAAGCTGCCATTGAAGCCTTAAACGGCGACCTGACTGACGTTCAAAAAATGAAAGATCACTACCACAAGCGCCGAGACTACATCGTCTCCGCATTGAATGAAATGGGACTAGATTGTCACATGCCTCGCGGCGCCTTCTATGCTTTTCCTTCAATAAAAAAGACTGGCCTAGACGCACAGACGTTTTCTCTTCGCCTTCTAAAGGAAGAAAAAGTTGCGGTCGTTCCAGGCACCGCATTCGGATCCCACGCTCATCAATACATCCGCTGCAGTTACGCCACCGGCCTTAAACA includes:
- a CDS encoding aminotransferase class I/II-fold pyridoxal phosphate-dependent enzyme, with the translated sequence MSQSSRAPFSPPIAKHVLNIPRSGIRDFFEIVQSMQDVISLGIGEPDFSSPEHIRQAAIDGLRAGRTGYTSNLGIPRLRKAISQYLAQYYHVYYDPSSEIIVTAGVSEALDLALRAIIDPGDEIIYHEPCYVSYSPSIRLCHGIPVPVQTHPENCFALKASQLEPHITPRTKAILLNFPTNPTGAAMPQEELKKIAALAQNKNLLVITDEIYSELTYEGQHTSIASLPGMKERTIFLHGFSKAFAMTGFRIGYACAPPAITEAMMKIHQYAIMCAPTASQEAAIEALNGDLTDVQKMKDHYHKRRDYIVSALNEMGLDCHMPRGAFYAFPSIKKTGLDAQTFSLRLLKEEKVAVVPGTAFGSHAHQYIRCSYATGLKQIEKAMQAMKRFVNRL